A stretch of the Bacillus sp. FJAT-18017 genome encodes the following:
- the eno gene encoding phosphopyruvate hydratase, with protein sequence MPIITDVYAREVLDSRGNPTIEVEVLTESGAFGRALVPSGASTGEYEAVELRDGDKGRYLGKGVQKAVDNVNDLIAPELIGEYSVLDQVSIDQALIALDGTENKGKLGANAILGISLAVAHAAADYLGMPLYQYLGGVNSKQLPVPMMNIVNGGEHADNNVDIQEFMVMPVGAPNFKEALRMGAEIFHSLKGVLKERGLNTAVGDEGGFAPNLGSNEEALQTIVEAIEKAGYKPGEEVMLAMDAASSEFYNKEDGKYHLAGEGVVKTSAEMVDWYEEMSSKYPIISIEDGLDENDWEGHKLLTERLGGKVQLVGDDLFVTNTKKLAEGIEKGIANSILIKVNQIGTLTETLDAIEMAKRAGYTAVISHRSGETEDATIADIAVATNAGQIKTGAPSRTDRVAKYNQLLRIEDQLGETAQYNGLKSFYNLKK encoded by the coding sequence TATTACTGATGTATACGCGCGCGAAGTTCTTGATTCCCGCGGCAACCCAACTATCGAGGTAGAAGTACTTACTGAATCCGGCGCATTCGGCCGCGCTCTTGTTCCAAGCGGTGCTTCAACTGGTGAATACGAAGCAGTTGAACTTCGTGACGGCGACAAAGGCCGCTACCTTGGAAAAGGTGTTCAAAAAGCTGTTGATAACGTAAACGACCTGATTGCTCCTGAGCTAATCGGTGAATACAGCGTACTTGACCAAGTCAGCATTGACCAGGCTTTGATTGCTCTTGATGGGACTGAAAACAAAGGCAAGCTTGGCGCAAACGCAATCCTTGGTATATCCCTTGCAGTAGCTCATGCTGCAGCTGATTACCTGGGCATGCCGCTATACCAATACCTTGGCGGTGTAAACTCCAAACAACTTCCAGTTCCAATGATGAATATCGTCAACGGCGGTGAGCATGCTGACAACAACGTTGATATCCAGGAGTTTATGGTTATGCCTGTTGGCGCGCCAAACTTCAAGGAAGCCCTTCGCATGGGCGCTGAAATTTTCCACAGCCTGAAAGGCGTTTTGAAAGAACGAGGCCTGAACACTGCTGTAGGTGACGAAGGTGGATTCGCTCCAAACCTTGGCTCAAACGAAGAAGCATTGCAAACAATTGTTGAAGCAATTGAAAAGGCTGGGTACAAGCCAGGTGAAGAAGTTATGCTTGCAATGGATGCTGCATCTTCCGAGTTTTACAACAAAGAAGACGGCAAGTACCATCTTGCTGGCGAAGGCGTTGTAAAAACATCTGCTGAAATGGTTGACTGGTATGAAGAAATGTCTTCAAAATACCCAATCATCTCAATTGAAGATGGCCTTGATGAAAACGACTGGGAAGGCCACAAACTTCTAACTGAGCGCCTTGGCGGCAAAGTACAGCTAGTTGGTGACGACTTGTTCGTAACAAACACTAAAAAGCTTGCTGAAGGTATTGAAAAGGGTATTGCAAACTCAATCCTTATCAAAGTTAACCAAATCGGTACATTGACTGAAACTCTTGATGCAATCGAAATGGCGAAACGCGCTGGCTATACAGCTGTCATCTCCCACCGTTCAGGTGAAACAGAAGATGCAACCATCGCTGACATCGCAGTTGCAACAAACGCTGGCCAAATCAAAACCGGTGCTCCATCCCGTACAGACCGTGTGGCAAAATACAACCAGCTTCTTCGTATCGAAGACCAGCTTGGCGAAACTGCCCAGTACAACGGCCTAAAGAGCTTCTACAACTTGAAAAAATAA
- a CDS encoding alpha/beta hydrolase: MKIQSPKPFTFEAGPRAVLLLHGFTGNSADVRMLGRYLHDKGYTCHAPIYRGHGGSAEELIEYGPEDWWQDVQDAYQFLKNKGYEEIAVAGLSLGGVFSLKLGYTVPVKGIVPMCAPMDFKSGEIIHNGVLYYAREFKQREKKTEYEIETELAAFDPKPLLKELNGMIHDVRDHVDLIYAPLFVVQARHDGMINTDSANIIYSQAESVDKKLKWYEESGHTITFGPEKDQLHEDVFAFLEGLDWKE; this comes from the coding sequence ATGAAGATTCAATCGCCAAAACCATTTACATTCGAAGCGGGGCCGCGTGCTGTGCTGCTGCTGCACGGTTTCACAGGCAATTCGGCCGATGTGCGGATGCTTGGCCGTTACTTGCATGATAAGGGCTATACTTGCCATGCTCCGATTTATAGAGGACATGGAGGTTCTGCCGAAGAACTGATCGAGTACGGGCCAGAGGACTGGTGGCAGGATGTGCAGGATGCTTACCAGTTTTTAAAAAATAAGGGCTATGAGGAGATTGCAGTCGCCGGCCTTTCCCTCGGTGGGGTATTTTCGCTGAAGCTTGGTTACACTGTTCCTGTAAAGGGTATTGTTCCGATGTGTGCCCCTATGGATTTTAAGAGCGGGGAAATTATACATAATGGGGTGCTTTACTATGCCCGGGAGTTCAAGCAGCGTGAAAAAAAGACGGAATATGAAATCGAGACTGAACTGGCTGCATTTGATCCGAAGCCGCTCTTGAAGGAACTGAATGGCATGATTCACGATGTAAGGGACCACGTTGATTTAATTTATGCACCGCTTTTCGTTGTCCAGGCGCGCCATGATGGGATGATAAACACGGACAGTGCCAATATTATTTACAGCCAGGCTGAGTCAGTCGACAAGAAACTGAAGTGGTATGAGGAGTCAGGGCATACGATTACATTCGGCCCGGAAAAAGACCAGCTCCATGAGGATGTTTTTGCGTTTTTGGAAGGCTTAGATTGGAAAGAATAA
- the smpB gene encoding SsrA-binding protein SmpB: MPKGVGKTVAQNKKAYHDYSIEETYEAGIVLQGTEIKSIRAGKVQLKDSYARIHNGEMYLYSMHISPYEQGNIHNHDPLRTRKLLLHRREINKLIGESKESGYAIVPLKMYLKNGFAKVLIGLAKGKKKYDKREDLKQKDANRDIQRALREKQKY; the protein is encoded by the coding sequence ATGCCTAAAGGTGTGGGTAAAACAGTCGCGCAAAATAAAAAAGCCTATCATGATTATTCTATAGAAGAAACCTATGAAGCCGGAATCGTTCTGCAGGGAACAGAGATCAAGTCAATCCGTGCCGGCAAGGTCCAGTTGAAGGATTCATATGCACGAATTCATAACGGTGAAATGTACCTATACAGTATGCATATTTCACCATATGAGCAGGGCAATATTCATAACCATGATCCGCTCAGAACCAGGAAGCTTCTTTTACACAGAAGGGAAATCAACAAGCTGATTGGTGAATCCAAGGAATCGGGTTATGCTATTGTTCCGTTAAAAATGTACCTCAAAAATGGCTTTGCCAAAGTACTGATAGGTCTTGCAAAAGGTAAGAAGAAGTACGATAAGCGTGAAGACCTGAAACAGAAGGATGCTAATCGCGATATCCAGCGCGCATTGAGGGAAAAGCAGAAATACTAG
- the secG gene encoding preprotein translocase subunit SecG → MHALLVTLLVIVSIGLIVVVLLQSGRSAGLSGAISGGAEQLFGKQKARGIDLVLHRITVVLSVLFFILTIAVTYVKL, encoded by the coding sequence ATGCATGCATTACTAGTAACGCTCTTAGTGATCGTATCAATCGGACTTATCGTCGTCGTATTATTACAATCAGGCCGTAGCGCAGGACTTTCCGGCGCGATATCAGGCGGAGCAGAACAACTTTTTGGCAAGCAAAAAGCCCGTGGCATCGATTTAGTCCTTCATCGGATTACTGTCGTCCTGTCCGTGCTGTTCTTTATCCTGACTATCGCCGTAACTTATGTAAAGCTTTAA
- a CDS encoding NYN domain-containing protein, which yields METKERIAIFIDANNFRQKMNEEYGKCAVDVVKLVKLLLNGRESTKIFYYINKFKLNKDDIARQEKFFKAIQRKVPGLIVKAFEMQKRRDGEGYQEKGVDNAITLDMALEVSSYDTAILVTEDSDYVGTVQRLIGLGKKVELAIPEFGKGHHLRQCCTSVRLLTKDELNNILM from the coding sequence ATGGAGACAAAGGAACGTATAGCTATATTTATTGATGCAAATAACTTTAGACAGAAAATGAATGAAGAGTATGGAAAATGTGCAGTAGATGTAGTTAAGCTCGTTAAACTTTTACTTAATGGAAGAGAATCAACCAAGATTTTTTATTACATAAATAAATTTAAATTAAACAAAGATGATATTGCAAGGCAGGAGAAATTTTTTAAAGCAATTCAACGTAAGGTACCTGGGCTGATAGTAAAAGCGTTTGAGATGCAAAAACGAAGAGATGGCGAAGGTTATCAAGAAAAAGGTGTTGACAATGCAATAACACTTGACATGGCTTTAGAAGTCTCCTCGTATGATACTGCGATATTAGTAACTGAGGATTCTGATTATGTTGGAACTGTCCAAAGATTAATTGGTCTTGGTAAAAAAGTTGAATTAGCTATCCCTGAGTTTGGGAAAGGACATCATCTTCGTCAGTGTTGTACGAGTGTAAGATTGCTAACTAAAGATGAATTAAATAATATTTTAATGTAA
- the nagE gene encoding N-acetylglucosamine-specific PTS transporter subunit IIBC — protein sequence MLGYLQRIGRALMLPIAVMPVAALLLRLGQPDLLDIEFMAASGDAVFANLALLFAIGVAIGISKDGNGAAALAGAIGYFVLTKGSATINEDINMGVLGGILSGAIAGHLYNRYHAIKLPDWLGFFGGRRFVPIITGLVMLILAGVFGYVWPPIQNVLNNFGQWIVDAGAVGVGIFGFLNRLLIPLGLHHVLNSLAWFEFGSFTDAAGKIVKGDLTRFFAKDPSAGSFMTGFFPVMMFGLPAAAAAMVATAKKERRKAVAGVMFGLALTSFLTGITEPIEFLFMFLSPLLYFTHALLTGVAMSVTYLLEIKHGFGFSAGAFDYFLNYGIATKPLLLAGIGLIYAVVYFLVFSFLIKKLDLKTPGREEEVEGEFDDSFNAGGDYHAAAVQYVNALGGKDNLVHIDNCVTRLRLTVKDMDALDEKRLKLLGAKGVVKVSSKDVQVVVGTDVQFLADELKKL from the coding sequence ATGTTGGGCTATTTGCAAAGAATCGGCCGGGCGCTCATGCTGCCGATCGCTGTTATGCCTGTTGCTGCATTACTCCTGCGTCTTGGACAGCCGGATTTGTTGGATATCGAGTTCATGGCAGCTTCCGGTGACGCTGTATTTGCAAACCTGGCACTGTTGTTTGCTATTGGCGTGGCAATCGGGATTAGCAAGGATGGTAATGGTGCTGCTGCGCTTGCTGGGGCGATTGGATATTTTGTTTTAACAAAAGGAAGCGCTACCATTAATGAGGACATCAATATGGGTGTACTTGGGGGCATTCTGTCGGGTGCAATTGCCGGCCATTTGTACAACCGCTATCATGCAATAAAACTTCCTGATTGGCTGGGCTTCTTTGGCGGAAGGCGATTTGTCCCGATTATTACTGGTTTGGTTATGCTTATCCTTGCAGGAGTATTCGGATATGTGTGGCCGCCAATTCAAAATGTACTCAATAATTTTGGCCAATGGATTGTTGACGCAGGTGCCGTAGGAGTCGGGATTTTTGGCTTCCTGAACCGGCTGCTGATTCCGTTGGGACTTCATCATGTTCTCAACTCGCTTGCATGGTTTGAATTTGGCTCATTCACGGATGCTGCAGGAAAGATAGTCAAAGGGGACTTGACTCGCTTCTTTGCAAAAGATCCTTCTGCAGGCAGCTTCATGACAGGCTTCTTCCCAGTCATGATGTTTGGACTTCCGGCTGCAGCTGCTGCGATGGTTGCGACTGCTAAAAAAGAACGACGCAAAGCAGTTGCCGGTGTTATGTTTGGTCTCGCGCTCACTTCATTCTTGACTGGCATCACCGAACCAATCGAATTCCTGTTCATGTTCTTGTCCCCGCTCCTCTACTTCACTCATGCGCTTTTAACAGGTGTGGCTATGTCTGTTACCTACCTGCTTGAAATTAAGCACGGCTTTGGATTCTCCGCTGGTGCGTTCGATTATTTCCTGAACTATGGGATCGCAACAAAACCGCTGCTCCTCGCGGGAATAGGCTTAATCTATGCCGTCGTCTACTTCCTTGTATTCTCTTTCTTGATTAAAAAACTTGATCTGAAAACACCTGGCCGAGAAGAAGAAGTTGAAGGTGAATTTGATGACAGCTTTAATGCTGGCGGTGATTACCACGCTGCAGCAGTTCAGTATGTCAATGCACTTGGTGGTAAGGACAATCTCGTTCATATTGATAACTGTGTAACCAGGCTCCGCTTAACGGTGAAAGATATGGACGCATTAGACGAAAAGAGGCTAAAGCTTCTCGGTGCCAAGGGTGTGGTGAAGGTAAGTTCAAAGGATGTTCAGGTGGTAGTTGGTACCGATGTTCAGTTCCTGGCAGATGAACTTAAAAAACTCTAA
- the rnr gene encoding ribonuclease R has protein sequence MRDEAYKPLTVQELEEAFGIQDSGDFKEFVKALVQMEEKGLVVRTRSNRYGLPQKMNLIRGKVAGHAKGFAFVMPEEQGMDDIFIPPNETNNAMHGDTVLVRVSAESSGDRREGTIVRILERGITQMVGTYVESKSFGFVIPDEKKFAGDIFIPKSANGGAVEGHKVVVKIVAYPEGRTSAEGEVIQILGHKNDPGVDILSVIHKHGLPLAFPEEVLDQANAVPGEIDENDIGNRRDLRDQVIVTIDGADAKDLDDAVTVTKLENGNYKLGVHIADVTHYVTENSPIDREAEERGTSVYLVDRVIPMIPHRLSNGICSLNPKVNRFTLSCEMELDSTGKVVAHEIFESVIKTTERMTYSDVNKILVDKDEETRQRYEAIVPMFELMEELAAVLRKKRMDRGAIDFDFKESKVLVEEDGKPIDVVLRERSVAEKLIEEFMLAANETVAEHFHWMEVPFIYRIHEDPKEDKLRRFFEFITNFGYIVKGTANDIHPRALQEIIEAVQGKPEEMVVSTVMLRSMQQAKYSPDSLGHFGLSAEFYTHFTSPIRRYPDLIVHRMIRTYLIQGKLDQSTREKWDARLPDIAEHTSKMERRAVDAERETDELKKAEYMMDKIGEEYDGMISSVTNFGMFVELENTIEGLVHVSYMTDDYYRFDDRHFAMIGERTGNVFRIGDEITVRVINVNKDERSIDFEIVGMKGTRRERPSGEKRIFNTGSTEKKPRRGKEGGGTGDGRTSRGVSKSIGREDSNGDKPKNKRKRKFYENVPKNKSTKRKNKKR, from the coding sequence ATGAGGGATGAGGCGTATAAGCCTTTAACAGTCCAAGAGCTGGAAGAGGCTTTTGGAATTCAGGACTCAGGTGATTTCAAGGAATTTGTGAAGGCTCTTGTCCAAATGGAAGAAAAAGGGCTGGTGGTGCGGACTCGTTCGAACCGCTATGGCCTGCCGCAAAAAATGAACCTGATTCGCGGCAAAGTAGCTGGGCATGCAAAGGGATTTGCATTCGTAATGCCTGAGGAGCAGGGTATGGATGATATTTTCATCCCTCCGAATGAAACGAATAATGCGATGCATGGTGATACCGTGCTAGTGCGTGTTTCCGCGGAATCATCAGGTGATCGCCGTGAGGGTACGATTGTCCGCATTCTTGAGCGCGGCATTACCCAAATGGTCGGTACGTATGTGGAAAGCAAGAGTTTTGGATTTGTGATTCCAGATGAGAAAAAGTTCGCCGGTGACATTTTTATACCAAAATCCGCAAATGGCGGTGCAGTTGAAGGCCATAAGGTTGTTGTGAAAATTGTTGCCTATCCGGAAGGGCGGACGAGTGCCGAGGGTGAGGTTATTCAAATTCTCGGCCACAAGAACGACCCTGGTGTCGATATCCTGTCCGTTATCCACAAGCATGGACTTCCTCTGGCATTTCCTGAAGAAGTACTTGACCAGGCAAATGCTGTACCTGGAGAAATTGACGAGAATGATATCGGTAACCGCCGTGATTTACGCGACCAGGTAATTGTTACAATCGACGGTGCTGATGCGAAGGACCTTGACGACGCTGTTACGGTAACGAAGCTTGAGAATGGGAATTACAAGCTTGGCGTTCATATCGCGGATGTCACTCATTATGTGACCGAGAATTCACCAATTGACCGGGAAGCGGAGGAGCGCGGTACGAGTGTGTATTTAGTGGACCGTGTTATCCCGATGATTCCCCACCGATTATCAAACGGGATTTGCTCGCTGAATCCTAAGGTAAACCGGTTCACACTTTCCTGTGAGATGGAGTTGGATTCAACTGGGAAGGTTGTCGCGCATGAGATTTTTGAAAGTGTCATTAAGACGACCGAGCGGATGACCTATTCTGATGTAAATAAGATTCTCGTTGATAAGGACGAGGAAACTAGGCAGCGCTATGAGGCGATTGTGCCAATGTTCGAGCTGATGGAGGAGCTGGCAGCTGTTCTTCGTAAAAAAAGGATGGACCGAGGCGCGATTGATTTTGATTTTAAAGAATCGAAAGTCCTTGTTGAAGAAGATGGCAAGCCTATTGATGTTGTATTGCGTGAGCGCTCTGTTGCTGAGAAGTTAATCGAAGAGTTCATGCTTGCTGCCAATGAAACAGTTGCTGAGCATTTCCATTGGATGGAAGTGCCGTTCATTTATCGTATCCACGAAGATCCGAAAGAAGACAAGCTCCGCCGGTTCTTTGAATTTATTACAAACTTCGGCTATATCGTAAAAGGGACTGCCAATGATATCCACCCGCGTGCGCTGCAGGAAATTATTGAAGCGGTACAAGGCAAGCCTGAGGAAATGGTTGTCTCGACTGTTATGCTGCGCTCGATGCAGCAGGCGAAATATTCGCCGGACAGCCTTGGCCACTTTGGGCTTTCAGCTGAATTTTATACACACTTCACCTCACCAATCCGCCGTTATCCTGATTTGATAGTCCATCGCATGATTCGGACGTACTTGATTCAGGGCAAGCTGGACCAGTCAACCCGCGAAAAGTGGGATGCGAGGCTGCCGGATATTGCCGAGCATACCTCGAAAATGGAGCGTCGTGCCGTTGACGCCGAGCGTGAAACGGATGAGCTGAAGAAAGCCGAGTATATGATGGACAAAATTGGCGAGGAGTACGACGGCATGATTTCGTCCGTTACGAATTTCGGGATGTTCGTCGAGCTGGAGAATACGATTGAGGGACTTGTCCACGTCAGCTATATGACCGATGACTACTATCGCTTCGATGACCGCCATTTTGCGATGATCGGGGAGCGGACAGGTAATGTATTCCGTATCGGTGATGAAATCACTGTGCGGGTTATCAATGTCAATAAAGACGAGCGTTCGATAGACTTTGAAATTGTCGGTATGAAGGGAACGAGACGTGAACGTCCGAGCGGCGAAAAGCGTATCTTCAATACCGGAAGTACCGAGAAGAAACCTCGCCGGGGTAAAGAAGGCGGCGGAACAGGTGATGGACGCACCAGCCGCGGTGTCTCAAAAAGCATTGGCCGAGAAGACAGTAACGGCGATAAGCCAAAGAACAAAAGAAAACGTAAATTTTACGAAAACGTACCAAAAAATAAGAGTACAAAGCGAAAGAACAAAAAACGTTAA